DNA from Thunnus maccoyii chromosome 5, fThuMac1.1, whole genome shotgun sequence:
GGTGATTGTGTTTGGTGCACAGTAGCCAAAgtaaatttactcaagtactgtgcaTTAGTACAGCAACATAATGAACGTATCTCACTAATATCAAGTCATCTTTTAGGTACTAACTggatctttttcttgttttaacaacATATTGTATAGAAGTTTCTTGATATAACAACTTACCAACTTATCATGGTATaatgagaaatgtttgttttaatgagatatGTTAATTTTGTGAGATAATGGGAAATGTTTGCAATATAAAAAGATAAAGTAGTATGTTGTTACTACAAGAAAAGATTCTTGTTAAAACAGAGTAATTAAGTAATAACAAGgaaaaatatgttattataacaagaaactgagctttttttttaaatttcctggagtctctgctggttgacTGTCAGTTGCTCATAGCCAAGAAAAAACCTGGCACATACCACCCCTTAGAACagcaaattgtcatttttatattttggctTTTATATGGATTGAACATACAAGgtttaatgtgttaattagtgatctttagaggtgctggtaggcggATTTTGGTACCCCTGGACAGAGGAAAGGGTAACTGTTtccccatttccagtctttatgctaagctaagctaaccggctgctggcttTAGtctcatatttaacagacaaagATGATCTAACTCTTTAGCAGAAACCATATAAGTAGGTGACACTATTTCCCATTTGTAtgcagtatataaatatttaatacatggtttataacacactaatatagttaaaaactaaaactaatgtACACTATTTGTCAACAATCATAACTTCTCCtgtgaagacatattttattttattattacaactgtgtttatttataactgtttattttcagttatctgCTTATATACAAGCACTCAGGTGTCCACAGGATAACTTATAGTTGCTGTCAAatgcattaataaacacttataacTGCTAACAGCTACATTATAGTGTAAacattataaaccatttataaactgtttatataatgcttataaatgctaaatggcAGTGAAGCTCATTCGCAGGGCATCTGGAGTGGTCACTAACAGCTACTGCAGAAGAGGTACTTTCAGTTGCTCTAACAGATCAAATTTGTGTTGATCCTTTCATGTCAATGCATTACATGTTGAGGAGATGGATGGCCAACATTAAGTTTTCCCCCCAAATGATCCAACATGGCGTCCCATGGGTGCCTCAGTGGAGCCTTAATAGGAATTCTTCATTCACTACATGAAAGTTCACACACAGTAATGTTTGCTTTAAGTTCAGTGAGGACATGagcaagtgtgtgtctgtattcaATGGCCAAATAAAACGGGAAAGGCCCAAATCATAATAGTATTGCAAATATATGGAGGAGTACTTATGATACAAACAGGCAGAAGGCCAAATGGGCATCAACAAGGGCCAGAGAGGGAGTCTCATTTTTCCTTCTGACAGAAATGTCTACAACTAAGTGTGTGTCCTTTAAGTAGAGTTTGGATTGTCAACAGATGAAAATATACTGTGTGAGCACTACTAGATGGCTGTTCCTAGGCCAGGACACACAAATCTCAACTCCTGTGAAATACACGGCTCCCACTGCCCGCATCCTACCCTCCTTTTTGCACAGGAAACTGCACAGGATTTGATCTTAATTAGTTTGGCAGTGAGCTATAACATCCTTGGAGGATTAGAGATTGTTGTGATAGATTAGTGCAGGAAAGTGTActaatttttttaaagtgttgcaTTGTATCGCATATAAAAGGCTCTGATAAAATTcttaaatgtgcattttgtttaaaagaatGTAAtttacagaaagaaacagaattTACATCaaactttttgctttttatgtAAACCTGGACCAAGCAACAGATGTGTGCCAATGAGGTGACTGGGCTGTGATGATACGCTGAAATTTTCATAACTTTGATTAATTTCACAAGTATGTCTTTTGTTGTGTCAGTGGAATTGGATCAGACGTTCTCTGGGTGGTAAAGGTTGACTTTTCCTAAGCTACTCCTGTGGTTGGCTCAATTGGGATTTAGAAATGCTTAAAATCCAAGATAAACTGAACCAAAGAGTCTGTGTTCAACATTTTTCTAAGTGATCAGAAATCCACTTTTAGCACATGGTTGTTTTAGTTTGTATTCTTTTGAgattttccctcttttctctttaataattaaattatcAACACAGCTTTTTTGATGTAATTGCACACAtgactttatatattttatattgtttctgCCAGATGTTTCATTTGTTCTTGCGTTTTGTTTTGCAAATCATCTGTCAAGAAGTGTCGTCGATTATACTGACTAGTAGGCATCAGGCGGAGCGATTCCATTTTAAATGAACTCGTtctgaaaatgtgaatgttgaCGATTAAAGAGTGAGctttgatcatttttcagaGGCCATGACTGTTATGCTTAAAGAGGCGCACTCTATGATTCTTGGCCCATGCCttattttctgtataaattACATACAAAGAAAGCTTAAGAGGTGTTTCTCAAGGGCTCAACATTTTTTACACTTACACTACATTGGCAAATCCACTATGGAAAAGCTGAACTATACTTCAAGTGCCATGTTTAGTGTGGTTTGGAGCTGAGGTGGGGATCAATTGCTTGgtttctgcagcagcatcccAGAAAGCCCCCGTGGGGCGGGTCTGAAGGACAGGTGGGGAGCCACACTGCCACCTCAAACCACTGTCCCCGCGGTAGGAGGGGGAGGCCCTCACCACAGAGTTAGAAACCAGCATGCCCAGATACCCAAGACAGGTAGGCAGTGGTGAGACACTGCCATGTCTGTGTATGAGGGTGTAGTGCGAGTGTGTAGAGCTGCATTACTGATGAatctgtttaatgttttttaaattaattgtttagtctacaaaatgttggaaaatactgaaaaattaacccggttccagacctctgaattgctgcccatatttcatatttggtCAGCAATTCTTTAAGGTGAAATGAATTGGTAATTTAGTCTGATCATCAAGCTACCGAAAAatatccatcacagtttcccacagcccaagttgacatctttaaatgtcttctttCTTCCGCCCAATAGTCCGAAACACAATAATACtataataatgaaaatcaaaGGCAGCAAACCCTCAATTTGGAGAAGCTgaaccagctgtgtgtgtgttatggggAACTGAGAGAAAGTGATTACTGTGTcaccttttgtcatttttcttttatgctttcctgtttgtttatttagatCCCCATCAAAAGTTTGAGACCACATTGAAAATCTCTCATATTTTCTcataaacctggaaataatcAAAAAGTTTGTGGATTcagaaacatgtaaacacataaGACAtaatgacatgtaaaatgaagaagaaatagaaaagattCTACACTCTTAGGTCACCAATCAAATTTAAGCAAATTTGTGGTCTAAACCAACTTAACTcctttgtacaaaaggtcagatttctTCAAGTTGTGTCCCTTCCATTGAAGTGTTCAAATGACACTCGGGTGGATTTGAACTACTCATCAGAGGCTCGTTAAGTAACTCAACCTGCAGCCAGTGTTCACCTGTTATAAATATGGCTGTGCCTCAAGATTCCAGCAGATCATTGATTACTTAGTAGCATTGTGATAGTGGAAAACATGGCATCAGAACTGATCTGAAAGTGTCAGATCTCAAAGTATTATTCTAAGAAAAGATTGGCTTTTTCAGTATCAAATCATGGCTAGACTAAAGGTTTCTAAGAGGGCAGTGCATGGAACTCTAAAACActttgcagaaactggatcagttgCATCTAAAGCACGATCAGGCAAACCAAAAATGACCacaccatcagaagatcaataTATGAAGCTTAGTTCCCTGAGAGATAGAAAATCAACTTCATCACAGATACAGAGTTTGCTAAATAACACAAGACTCCAATTAGCaaaagtactgtcaaaagaAGGCCTGTAGCAGGagtagcagtttctaaaccacttctcaAGAGGGGAAGCAAGGCCAAGAGATACCAGCATTTCATAGtggatgactggaaaaaaaaagtcctatttACCAATGAATCCATGTTTGAGATGTATGGCAGTAACAGAAGGGTCTATGTAGGGGACGAACAGGAGAGAGATGATACCACAGGGTATCAAACCGACAGTGAAACGTGATGGTGGGAATATTCAAGTCTGGGGGTGTTTTGGCTTCTCTGGAGAAGTACTTCTCCATTCTTCAGAGACATGTTGTACCCTCTGGTTTTAATCTTTGTGGAGAAggattcatactgcagcaggataatgaccccaaacacatcTCAAAGCTTTGCAAGAACTACTTGAAGACCAAAGAAGACCAAGGAGTCCTGACTGTCAAGGACTTCCCTCCACGgtcacctgacctcaaccccattgaacattTATAGGGACACTTGAAGGCTGAGAAAGCCAATCATTTATTTAGTGGCATCACAAGAAGTTCTTTGGAACAGTCAAATCATGCTGGGATAACAGGGGTCATCAGGTTTTGCACAAACTTGTGGAGTCCATGGCAGCTCGAGTGCAGGCTGTCATTAAAGCAAAAGGAGGACATACCAAATACTGAGATATTCTGAAAATCATGTCCATTTTTCAAAGATTCcacttttcactcaaattgttaAGCTGCTATTatcatttataatgaaaaaaattagcATTATAAGTCTTTGAAACATCTGTGCTTTATAACGTTAAAGGAcggattcacaatttttcagctgtcttaaaacaatagtcagatggccaaatgaacactgaaataagCTTTTCtcgccataatcattcctcctgtttgtactggccattagaggatcccttaATAATACGcttaaaatgtaagtgatgggcgccaaaatccacagtccaccttctgtgcaaacatgtatttaaaagtttatctgaagctgagatgaagcttcaaattagtcaaaatcaagtagatatctttcaaccttacagtctttttagtgccagagtccctcttttttgttactatacttccactacagctcaacaaggaaacactgtgtGAGGAAACATTAGGAGGGAGTTTTATGataagactgtaaatgtggcagatatccacttgatatgactaactcagactgttgaagcctcatataagcttcagataaacatttaaatgactgtggacacactgtggattttggcccccatcacttacattgaaagcatatttgaaggggatcattaaatagccagtatgaaaaggaggaataattacagcaaggaaaacctctttcattgttcatatgggcacctgactgttgttttaagacagacttgaaaaattgtgaacctatcctttaagacacgtttgttttctttgtctttctcttgaTTTAATGTGGGGTTTTTACActtctctttgttttatatgttgcCCTCATTGTCTCTTTTATCCTTCCTCTCTCCCATTTTCCTCttcctgtaaagcacttttgattcttctctgttttacaACATTAAATTAAGTTTGCTTGCTGGCTTGATATTGAACAAAATGAAACCTCAAATAATCCTAATCTGTGGTTATTTTGAATAATGTGGCTCATGCTGCCCTCTTCTGTTACCAAGGCAGATTTCATCTAATCGTCTCTTTACGATATTATGTAATGTGAAAACCCTCAGTGACACTGTTTATTACTACTGACTGCTAACTGTTAACCATCAGATTGAATGAATGCGATAAACACGTTTATGAGGCTGAAACCGCAACTGAGGCCTATAAACGCTGGTAGACAATCAGTGCCATTAAATCGCCATTAAAATTGTTCTCTGATCACTTAACGCGACTCGAATTAACCCTTTAAACTCGCATTTGTCTACTTAATGAAACAATGCGGCGAATAACGTCTGTGAATTGAAACAATTGTGTAAATATCGTCGGCAGGATGGATGTAAAGCCGTTATCTAAAACACACAGCCTGCGGTTTCTTTGTGGCAGCGGCCTGCGAGTGTGCCATTCatagccagccaatcagagcgcaGCTTACTGAGGCGTTCCGTCCCATCACGAGGCAGCTTATTGTTTTGTCCCTGTCGCGACCGCGGACAGACAGAAGCAAGTGGACCGGTTTGAAGCTAAGCTAATTCAGTCAATTTACATCTagttaatttagatttttactCTGGTTACGTTTGCAGCGAACGCGTTTATCTGTTGGCGAAAAATCGCAGCTACGTGTAAATATTTTGGCGGTGAGGCTAAAAGGCAGAACCGGACATTTATTCAGGTAAACCGCTTCTCTCCTGCTAGCTCAGTCGGCAGCGGGTTAGGCGCCAGTCCCGTCTGACAACAGCGCGATTCGCTCACGTTTCCCGGTGTTGTTGTTATTTCGTAGCTGCTGAGCGAACGAGCTGGTTTCCGTTAACTGGAAACGgtgaaataaaagaagaagaagaaaaaaaagttaaggaTGGCAGAATTTCTCGAAGATCCGTCGGTTCTCACGAAAGATAAGCTGAAGAATGAGCTCACGGCGAACAATGTGCAGCTTCCGAGCGGAGAGCATAAAAAAGAAGTTTATGTGCAGCTGTATCTGAAGAATTTAACCATACTGAACAACAAGAGGAGTCCACCTACAGACACCTTCTCCAGCGATGAAGAGTTACCTGCTCCCGTTGTTTCCAACAAAAGTCGATCTGGAAGggtaagtttttgttttcttctttaaaagaataggttcacaatttttttaatgtgtcttaaaacaacagtcaggtgtctatATGAACACTataaagaggttttcctcactgtaatcattcattCTGTTCATATGTGTTATTAAAATATCCCCTTAAAATGTGCTTTCGATTTAAGTGATCGGGGGGCAAAATCCATAGGGCGTCCACAGTTCTTTAAAAGCTTATCTGAAACTTATGTgaggtttcagcagtctgaattagtcataacatgtggatatctgccacatttaccgTCATATCATAAAATGCACTCTTAATGTTTCCAGAGAATGTTTACCTGTTGAGCTGTAACGTAATAAAAAGGAGAACTTTGGCACCAAAAAGAccataacattaaaagttatCTACTTAATCTGACTAATTTGGAGGGCTGAAGCCcaattagcttcagataaacttttaaatacagttttgctCAGAagcaggactgtggattttgtcccccatcacttacatcataagtgcattatgaggaAATCTTCTAATGGTGAGTATGCATGTTTCAATGtacatttgggcacctgactattgttttaaggtGGACTTGAAACAAGTCTTAATCGGTTTTCACTTGCGGCTACTGTGTGGTATGATGTAAttacttgtttttcttgtgtataATGACTGTGACTCATTCATCTCACTAAATGAAATCTTTAATTGTATTGTTTCTGCAGAAAGCTACCAAAAAGACAGACAAGCCTCGCACAGAAGAAGTAGAGGTGACAGATCTCactgatgatgatttaaaacAACAGCTGGCAAAGCACGGTGTGGACTCTGGACCCATTGTGGGTAAGTTCCTGGAGTCTGATGTCTCAGACATCCATGACAAAAATATCGTCACGTAGCTTtccaacaaagtgaaatatgaaattattcaAAGCTATACAAAATTAGTTCagaaatatattgtttattgGCTTTATTAAATCACGTACACCTtacaaaagcaaagaaaaaagtaattcacatttaaaaaatcatatattTCAACCAGTTTATCAAATTAAGCTGCTAATATCTGGTCATATTTGAACCAGTTGTAACTGAAGTAATATATTTGGCAATTTCTTTGCTTCTAAAGTGGTTTGAACTACAGTACGACTGACTGTATTTTTGAGAGCGATATagataaaaaatagttttatttatatgttgattattattattaaatagatacataacataaatacacatcTTTCAAAATAAtccctaaaatatttttttaaatagttgtGACCACCATATGTGCTTGATGTGGTAAACACTGGTCAGGTCCTAGTTTGGGTCTTCAAACTAGcttttagataaaaaaaaaaaacaaaaagaacataTTTGCAAATATTCACTGAAGCAGCAGCACATGTATCAGAGTAGTCTtgtttaaaataagattttatcaaactgcatatattcaaataaaacttaTGAATCCTGCTGAAGTGAAACTACCTGGTCATTTAACTTTTTCACTCCTTTCTCTCCCCTATTTAGCCTCAACTCGAAAGTTGTATGAGAAGAAGCTGCAGAAGCTTTTGGATCAACCTGCTGCTGAACCTGAAGCTCCTACAGACGTCACAACTCTCCCCAAAGCAGACAGCAACCAGAATGGAAACACAAACTCTGACCAGTACAGTGACAAGGAAGATGGTGAGCTCTTTTGAAATTGAACTCAACTTGCCTTAGACAAATAACAGTGTAATTAATAATCAGTATGTCATAAAACTAGTCATATTGGAAAAACACTGATAACTCAAATGATATCACCTCAACGCtgcctgtgttttctgtttgcttcaGAGGAGATCGCTGCCCCTGAACCAGAACCAGTTCCTGTGGTAGAGAAGCCTGTGCGGAGCAGAGGGAAAACTCCAGTCACCGTGAGGACCAGCAGCAGACGACAAACCAAGGTGAGGCGTACTTTTGACATTTCCAAGCCCAGCGATAGTATTACATAAATCGTTTGCATGAacgtctttctttttttttttttaattacactgaCAGGTGGTCGAGGAAATCGTTACCGAAGAGACCCCGAAGAAGGCCAGCGAGAGTGTGGTTGAAGATATCCTTGCCAATGAAATCAGCACACCGACAGGCATCAGGTAACGACTGGTCATGAGTTTGCGAACTTATATTTATCATTGTGTTGATGTTCACACACAGAATAGTTCTTGACTTTGGACATATTAAttcaacatttattattttatcttatcttaactCAAGGTACATTTACTAGCTTTCAACCACAATTCACATTCTTCACAATTCACATGGATgtagtttgctcagttgtcacaTCTGAGGCCAAAGATCAACACCGAACAGTGTCAGTACAACACCGCTCCCCACTATGTGAAGTGTCTGGGTTGGACTTTGGTGTTGGATGTGACtcaccatgacaactgagcaaatttTATCCACTGAGGAAGGTCATAAGATGCAGTAGAAAGCTCTATAAAAAGGTAGTAATTGGAcctaaagggttttttttaattgtttttgtgaaGTTTGCCTAAAAGTtagattttgttgtttctctgaTCAGCGCAACCTGCAGACGTCCAATCCGAGGGGCGGCTGGTCGACCTGTGAAACCAAGTG
Protein-coding regions in this window:
- the tmpob gene encoding thymopoietin b, with the protein product MAEFLEDPSVLTKDKLKNELTANNVQLPSGEHKKEVYVQLYLKNLTILNNKRSPPTDTFSSDEELPAPVVSNKSRSGRKATKKTDKPRTEEVEVTDLTDDDLKQQLAKHGVDSGPIVASTRKLYEKKLQKLLDQPAAEPEAPTDVTTLPKADSNQNGNTNSDQYSDKEDEEIAAPEPEPVPVVEKPVRSRGKTPVTVRTSSRRQTKVVEEIVTEETPKKASESVVEDILANEISTPTGISATCRRPIRGAAGRPVKPSEYWLDESLVQPSIHTENRSYSESLSRGGSAVSLSKAPARRGFLSVLLKLLLLVVVCGSLYYAYQNLDANQIDNLKGLVDTVVVPLQGVVNNAANYLGISSSSATEGAAK